The following coding sequences lie in one Oncorhynchus masou masou isolate Uvic2021 chromosome 20, UVic_Omas_1.1, whole genome shotgun sequence genomic window:
- the LOC135507103 gene encoding ladderlectin-like isoform X3, protein MKVLIIFALLCVALSARAAAVPVESDAVAVEETKSAPEDENEAVEVAAAAPKDKAARRFCPDGWFSYQSKCYMFVNTPRSWFGAEEHCNELGASLASASSSPEYRYLQQITRTANRATAWIGGFYLQGTWMWIDRSGMYYTNWYSQSTATSNSCMYLQSAVGQGWRNCGCGGQLPFICVHNYRC, encoded by the exons atgaaGGTTCTGATCATCTTTGCACTACTTTGTGTCGCCCTCTCTGCTAGGGCAGCAGCAG TTCCTGTGGAGAGCGATGCTGTGGCGGTAGAAGAGACAAAAAGTGCCCCAG AAGATGAGAATGAGGCAGTTGAGGTGGCTGCAGCAGCACCTAAAGATAAAG CGGCACGCAGGTTCTGCCCTGATGGATGGTTCAGCTACCAGTCCAAGTGTTACATGTTTGTGAACACTCCTCGGTCCTGGTTCGGAGCTGAG GAACATTGCAATGAACTGGGCGCCAGCCTGGCCTCTGCCAGCTCCTCCCCCGAGTATCGTTACCTGCAACAGATAACCAGAACAGCCAACAGAGCCACCGCCTGGATAGGTGGATTCTACCTCCAG GGAACTTGGATGTGGATCGACCGCTCAGGAATGTATTACACCAACTGGTACAGCCAGAGCACCGCAACCAGCAACTCCTGCATGTACCTGCAATCTGCTG TGGGCCAGGGGTGGAGGAACTGCGGATGTGGCGGACAATTACCATTCATCTGCGTGCACAACTATCGCTGTTAG
- the LOC135507103 gene encoding ladderlectin-like isoform X1: MKVLIIFALLCVALSARAAAVPVESDAVAVEETKSAPEEAVEVEAPVAEEDVEVEAPAAEEKLRDAPEDENEAVEVAAAAPKDKAARRFCPDGWFSYQSKCYMFVNTPRSWFGAEEHCNELGASLASASSSPEYRYLQQITRTANRATAWIGGFYLQGTWMWIDRSGMYYTNWYSQSTATSNSCMYLQSAVGQGWRNCGCGGQLPFICVHNYRC; this comes from the exons atgaaGGTTCTGATCATCTTTGCACTACTTTGTGTCGCCCTCTCTGCTAGGGCAGCAGCAG TTCCTGTGGAGAGCGATGCTGTGGCGGTAGAAGAGACAAAAAGTGCCCCAG AGGAGGCTGTTGAGGTTGAGGCTCCTGTAGCAGAGGAGGATGTTGAGGTTGAGGCTCCTGCAGCAGAGGAGAAGCTGAGGGACGCCCCAG AAGATGAGAATGAGGCAGTTGAGGTGGCTGCAGCAGCACCTAAAGATAAAG CGGCACGCAGGTTCTGCCCTGATGGATGGTTCAGCTACCAGTCCAAGTGTTACATGTTTGTGAACACTCCTCGGTCCTGGTTCGGAGCTGAG GAACATTGCAATGAACTGGGCGCCAGCCTGGCCTCTGCCAGCTCCTCCCCCGAGTATCGTTACCTGCAACAGATAACCAGAACAGCCAACAGAGCCACCGCCTGGATAGGTGGATTCTACCTCCAG GGAACTTGGATGTGGATCGACCGCTCAGGAATGTATTACACCAACTGGTACAGCCAGAGCACCGCAACCAGCAACTCCTGCATGTACCTGCAATCTGCTG TGGGCCAGGGGTGGAGGAACTGCGGATGTGGCGGACAATTACCATTCATCTGCGTGCACAACTATCGCTGTTAG
- the LOC135507103 gene encoding ladderlectin-like isoform X4, which produces MKVLIIFALLCVALSARAAAVPVESDAVAVEETKSAPDENEAVEVAAAAPKDKAARRFCPDGWFSYQSKCYMFVNTPRSWFGAEEHCNELGASLASASSSPEYRYLQQITRTANRATAWIGGFYLQGTWMWIDRSGMYYTNWYSQSTATSNSCMYLQSAVGQGWRNCGCGGQLPFICVHNYRC; this is translated from the exons atgaaGGTTCTGATCATCTTTGCACTACTTTGTGTCGCCCTCTCTGCTAGGGCAGCAGCAG TTCCTGTGGAGAGCGATGCTGTGGCGGTAGAAGAGACAAAAAGTGCCCCAG ATGAGAATGAGGCAGTTGAGGTGGCTGCAGCAGCACCTAAAGATAAAG CGGCACGCAGGTTCTGCCCTGATGGATGGTTCAGCTACCAGTCCAAGTGTTACATGTTTGTGAACACTCCTCGGTCCTGGTTCGGAGCTGAG GAACATTGCAATGAACTGGGCGCCAGCCTGGCCTCTGCCAGCTCCTCCCCCGAGTATCGTTACCTGCAACAGATAACCAGAACAGCCAACAGAGCCACCGCCTGGATAGGTGGATTCTACCTCCAG GGAACTTGGATGTGGATCGACCGCTCAGGAATGTATTACACCAACTGGTACAGCCAGAGCACCGCAACCAGCAACTCCTGCATGTACCTGCAATCTGCTG TGGGCCAGGGGTGGAGGAACTGCGGATGTGGCGGACAATTACCATTCATCTGCGTGCACAACTATCGCTGTTAG
- the LOC135507103 gene encoding ladderlectin-like isoform X2, protein MKVLIIFALLCVALSARAAAVPVESDAVAVEETKSAPEEAVEVEAPVAEEDVEVEAPAAEEKLRDAPDENEAVEVAAAAPKDKAARRFCPDGWFSYQSKCYMFVNTPRSWFGAEEHCNELGASLASASSSPEYRYLQQITRTANRATAWIGGFYLQGTWMWIDRSGMYYTNWYSQSTATSNSCMYLQSAVGQGWRNCGCGGQLPFICVHNYRC, encoded by the exons atgaaGGTTCTGATCATCTTTGCACTACTTTGTGTCGCCCTCTCTGCTAGGGCAGCAGCAG TTCCTGTGGAGAGCGATGCTGTGGCGGTAGAAGAGACAAAAAGTGCCCCAG AGGAGGCTGTTGAGGTTGAGGCTCCTGTAGCAGAGGAGGATGTTGAGGTTGAGGCTCCTGCAGCAGAGGAGAAGCTGAGGGACGCCCCAG ATGAGAATGAGGCAGTTGAGGTGGCTGCAGCAGCACCTAAAGATAAAG CGGCACGCAGGTTCTGCCCTGATGGATGGTTCAGCTACCAGTCCAAGTGTTACATGTTTGTGAACACTCCTCGGTCCTGGTTCGGAGCTGAG GAACATTGCAATGAACTGGGCGCCAGCCTGGCCTCTGCCAGCTCCTCCCCCGAGTATCGTTACCTGCAACAGATAACCAGAACAGCCAACAGAGCCACCGCCTGGATAGGTGGATTCTACCTCCAG GGAACTTGGATGTGGATCGACCGCTCAGGAATGTATTACACCAACTGGTACAGCCAGAGCACCGCAACCAGCAACTCCTGCATGTACCTGCAATCTGCTG TGGGCCAGGGGTGGAGGAACTGCGGATGTGGCGGACAATTACCATTCATCTGCGTGCACAACTATCGCTGTTAG